Genomic window (Gadus morhua chromosome 3, gadMor3.0, whole genome shotgun sequence):
AGTCTCATTGAAGCCCTGTAGTAGCATTCTGATGTGCTTGTTGCTTGTAATATGACACTCCCAGCTCTTGCCTGATTCAATCTCAACAAGGCAATAGCATGCCTGCCCTTAGGCGATGATGTCGTGTCCCAGAGTGAGACATAGATTTCACAATATACAGTATAGTACATTAATAAGCTTCAGGAGATGATGTCATCTCTGGGTTAGACATACATTTGACAATAGTTATAACATCGATATGCTCTGTAAACACTAAGAAAAACCAATACACAAAGTGGCTCACTGTGAGTGGTTGTCAATGGTTGTACATTCGATACAGCTATGCACATTAATCTAGTTCAAAACAGGATTTTGTTGCCTGATAATCCTTGTAATGCATTGAAGGAGCTGCTGATGTTAATGGCTGATGGGTTAGGCTACATCTCACCCATTTTGGATGTCCAATGGAGTACTTAAGCTTACTTAAGACATTATAAtatcaatacaaataatatattgcgtataaaaaaatgatatatatctATTTCTATATCTATCGATAGATATCgatttatataattttttaagCACTTGACTAATGTGTTTAAACATACCGTACTGAAGCCATTACGTATATCTGAAACAATACCAAGTAAGACCGCAATGCATTATAGATACCCTTGCACAGCATTGCAATGATATAGAAGTATTTACTGGTAACTGGCGACGGACTGAACAACACACATCCGGTGCGCCTAATAAAAGTACTCTGCTAGATCTATGACTTATTTATTGCTTTTATAAACAACCACATAGCTGTCTTCTGTGTTCAATTGTGAGATTGAAAAGAATATGTAAATATTTACTTTCTGGGAAAAATAAAAGTGTGGTTGGCCTTTGCAGTTCAGTCTACCAAAATGAGACATGTGCTCTGTATTACATCCTCAAACTATCCAGTccagctgtgtgttggtgttcttCCAGTGTTTTAGCGGGCTTTATGAATAAACCCGCTACACAGACTAACCACCAGTCACAAAGCCAACAGTGGCTGCTTGGGGCGGGTTCTGCCATGCTTGTGCACATGCTCATCGGGGTGAGCAATCTTTGAGTTTGGGCACGTGCTGATCGGCTGGGCATTTTTTGCGTTTGTGCACGTGCTGATCGGCTGAGCGTTCGTGGGTTTGCTCGACTACATGTGGTGATGCTGACGTCGTAGGGTTTGCGTTGTCTTCCAGAGGCCGTTGATGGACCATCCGTATGAAGAGGCGAGGTCAGAATGGGTCAGCGCGTCTCGGAACCAGAGGTCCAAGGGGACGCCTCCGaggtacactcactcactcactcactcactcactcttccaGAGTACATCGCACAATCATTACTTTACGGAGAAATCCCCCTCATGCTATTAATTATTCATTACAAGTTTGCCATTGATTTCTGTGCGCTCCCACCATATGCCAGTCTATCATCACTAGGATCCAGTTCAAACTATTATCTCAGGCCCCCTCCCACTGATCAATAACTACTGATAGGAGAACGCTCTAGCCGCCAGCTCAAACACAATTGGTCTCACCCTAAGAAAACTGTCGTTTGTCGTCATATTCTTTATTGAAGCACAGCAAACAAGCTTATCATGTTTTACACTCATTGCACATCACAGGGTGAGGTCAATGGGCCGATGAGAAAAGGTGTTCTTCAAAGTCTGCTCTAGATGGATAAAGGTTACTTGAATCACAATGAGTTTATTATCTATACTACTCTACTCCAATGTCCTGCCCTACAATATAGtcttcagtaaaaaaaaaaaaagattaacagAATAACCTTTGGACTTGGTACTCTACATGAACAGAGCTCTTCCACACACTTGATGACAAAAAATTATGCACACAGTATGACATGAATGAACATTTCATTATTGCTATTTTTTGGGATTGATCACAATTCAATAATGCCAACTCGGATCAGTGTCTGGCAGTGTCTGACAAGGACTTGGATAACAATATACTAattcttcttcctcttgttcCACTTCGGTTTTTTCACACAAGCACATCTTTTTTTACTTCTGGTTTTAGAACCTCAATAAATACTTGATTCTGTTTGGTCAATACAATTCAAAGCTTGTCCATTATTTAGCAATGACGGAACACCTTAAAAGATGCAAATCATTGCGCTATAAAATCCTCAGTCAAATACAACAATCGACCACATGAAAATTCTCAAAGGCTCAATATTATCATGTTTTAAATTGAGCTGATTTCAATCATTAAAAAGCTGATTAagttataaataaaattaacATATCTATTCATTGTTGGTTACTGTGGTACAAGCGGGAGATACCACTCCAGGAAGGACGGAGGGGGATGTGTCCCCTTATGGGAAAATAAtgttgtggtgtgtctgtggatgatggctggattaggcggcctcacctggcctgagtcagacttgttggttggttggtttgtgGTTGGTTGGTCACCCCTGTAAACAGGTTTAACCTATACAGGTTAAActagccatcaccacacacccAGGGAGGGATCTCCTGCCTGAAAACCTTACAATAAACTAGCCTGGGAACGAATCTTGCaagctcatgtttcatttgatctgCAGATAAGGTCTGGCTGCCCTCCTATACAAAAAGATTTCTGCCTGATACGAGAcagaccgaccaatcacagccacacacatttttcttcagaaaatgcacatgcacagacatttCAATTTGTCTGGCAATGCCAGACTAACAAGAAACAGGGTTTCCAACACACATAGCTGACTATTACTGGGTCCCTCCTGACAAGTCATGCAACACTGGCATGGCTACCATGTGTTTCAACAGTGGTATACAACCCCTGCCTTGCCTCGTCCATATCCACCAGCCTCGTTCTGCGTTATGATCCAATAAGCGAGTCCCTCCCTTCTATTCCTGTCCTCGCCTCTCTCAAGCTCCATCGTCACCTCTTTCAGTCCTGCGcgtctttctcctccattccaTGTCCATCCCTCTGCCACCCCCAAACTCCCACCTCGGTCAGGTGATGTCGGCCTAACCTTTCACACACCACTGATGTGTGGGTTGTGCTGGGATACCCCGATGAGATGAAACGCATGGTCACGCTTTCCCCTCAGCCCCCACTCACGTCTTTTGGATTATCAAACATTCCCGCCTCCGTAGGAAAATCCCGGGCACCCACATTCCATAACGCCTCATTTATCCCTCCGCCCTGCATTTCATGCTCACACAAGCAGGGTGTCTCCTCAACACACGATAGCTAGCTAATCAGCCTGAAAGCCAGCTAGCTGGAGAGTGGCCACATCCCAGCTCCTTGTTGTGACATAAGCCTCACCGTTGCCTCTAGCATACCGCGGCTCCAGGAGCGTTTTTTCCAATGGCGTGTCCTTCTGTTTCTGTGTTCCAGCAGGCCGGGTTCAATAACATTAAGACgtttgtggaggaggagctgcagacGAGCATGGTGAGCCTATTTCTAAAGACCCTCGGGCGAGAGATTATTTCCGCACCCCTGTTTAGCCGGTGACATGAGTCAGTGCTAAAGCGTTATCCAAAAAGAGGACATAGACATTGATGTCCTTACTGCAATGGCTTTCTCCATGACCTCCTGCCTCTTTCCGTCAGATGATGGGGATGGTCATTGGCGCGGGTATCGTCATAGTCCTCATCGCCGTCCTCATCTTCTTCATTTTACGAAGGATCCAGCTTCGAAGTAAGTTATAGGACGGATCTACATACAAGGACAATCAATGTGAAAGTAATGGATTTAACTTGTTCCGTCACCTCATTTTCCTCCTGGCTCTAAGTCTTGAATTTACACCTGCTCTCATTTTCAGACTTGGAAGCCCAGGAAGTTCCAAAGTACCGCTTCCGCAAGAGGGACAAAGTCATGTTCTATGGGCGAAAGATCATGCGCAAGGTGTGTGTTCGCTGGCCCTGTACCTCAGTCCGTTCTTCAGTCAAAGCAAAGAGTGTGGTCTATGTGACTGGAAAACAGGGGCTTTAGACTGTCCAGGGGTTTTATACTGGTGGCTTTGTTTTTTTGCTCTATTGTTCCTGCAATCCATCCGTTTACATAGAGCGTAATGGTAATACAGAGGCTATGATTATGAGCAAGACCACCAATAACTAGACTTTTCAACTTGCCGTGGAACTAGTTAAAAGCTAGGTAGGGAAACGGATACGAAACATAAATGTGCAGTGTTTATAACGTCATGCATTTAGCAGAATGGACTTCGCATTGAATATAATATCCTTGTAGCAATATGCACGCCAAACTCCATCTGGGAGACATTGGCCTGGCTCCTCCATAACTAGGCTGTGTTGGAGCCGGTTTATTTGCAGCTATTGAGTATTATGATACACAGCTGGAGGTGTAATGTGTTGCCATGCCAGAGTACTCATGGCGCGTGTGAGGGAGTGGCTGGTGGAACCTGTACACACTGATTGCTTAATGCACCATATGTTAACACCCTAACCAAGCCCTGGGGTGAATCAGTCTGACTCAGTCCAGGTGAGGTTCAGTTATACAGGTAATGTGTATATAATGTCCCCATGTGTGGCATGCAGAATGTGTATATGAGCCCAATttgaataaatcaaatgctttgCATGTGTTCAAACCAGATGAAAGCAAAGATTAAACCAGGCATTCATGCTTTAATAGGTTTATCAGTCAGGGCCTGCACAGAAGCCATTGGGAATTTAAGCTTCTTGTGTGGTTGGTTGAGTACTCCTCACACATATTGACTCAATGGATTTTGATAGAATGTTTTACAGTACGTTTTGGATCAGGGCCAGTCGTATAATATCGTCGGAGGTACGCACTATCTAGGCTTGTTTCCGTAGCGCCGGGGGCATTGGTCACATGATCAAATGACATCAGCGTCTGAAGAGCTTGTCCCTGCCTCTCCCCCCGTCCAGGTGTCCCAGTCTACCTCTTCCCTAGTgggcacctcctcctcatcacgcCCACGCCTGAAAAAGAAGCAGAAGATGCTCAACATTGCCAAAAAGTACGCCGTCACAGTGTCAACACGCACCGatccctttcttctctcccTGCATAGCATGGTTTCTCCGTGTGTCATATTGATTTTCCCTCTCGGtgtctccccttcctccctgactCGCTCTCCTCTTCGCCAGGATCCTGCGCTTTAAGAAGGAGGTGCCCATCCTTCAGGCCAAGGAGCCACCCCCCTCCGTGCTGGAGGCGGACCTCACAGAGTTTGACGTGGCCAACTCCCACCTGCCGTCCGAGGTGCTCTACATGCTCAAAAACGTCCGGTAAGGATGGCAGGACCAGACCTCCTTCCTGGGTCACACACCGCTTGATTCATGTCCCAAGACGTTTTACGATTCATGCCTGGAGGGTTTTCAGTGCCAGGCAGAGCATGCCCTGATTTGTTCATACCACGGTTCGATCAATAAAAGGTATGCAGGATGAATTGCTTAGCCTAGGGGCTCATCTTAGCTGCTGTATAAAGAAAAGATTTTCCAGAAACAAGACGAAGCACGTGAAAGAACATTTTCTTGCTATCTTCAGCAGAAATTTCTCTTCAAtcattgtaaaaaatatatatatatatatatatcaagtgAGGGTGCTTTCCTGACACTTAAACCTGTCTCACTGTCAACTACTGGAAAAGTACTGGGAAAGGCTTCAATAATTGAACAGTTGAACGAATGTGAATATTGATTCTGTTCTGCTGACCAAAGCAGAAAAGCTTGTTtcatgtatattattataatcactGTTTTTCTATTTTCATGTCCGTCCCCCCTGCCTAATGTGTCTATAGTGTGCTGGGTCACTTTGAGAAGCCCCTGTTCCTGGAGTTGTGCAGACACATGGTGTTCCTGCAGTTCCAGCAGGGAGAGCATGTGTTCCGCCCGGGTCAGCCGGATAGCAGCATCTACGTCGTCCAGGATGGGAAACTGGAACTGTGCCTTACTGGAATGGTGATCAATGATGCACTTATTAGAGCATAGCTTAGAAATCACAGCAGTAATTAAACCAGTGTTCCCCACCGCTACCGGTGTTGCTATGTATAcctgagtgtaatgtaaaactACGTCAATGAAGCCATTAACATGCCTCATTAATTATACATGCCTTGCATCTGTGTTGTCTATATCTATTTAATCTTGCCCTGCAAAGACACTTTTCATGGGCGAGATTTAAAGGTCGTGATCCAGATCCATGCCCTTGAAACGTAGTTACGTTGAGTAAATATCCAAGTGAACTGGTTAAAATGATATTTGCATGAAACTCAAGACCTGTGTATCCCGGTCTCTCAGGATGGAAAGGAGAACGTGGTGAAGGAGGTTTACCCAGGAGACAGCGTCCACAGCCTTCTCAGTATCCTGGACGTCATCACGGTACCGCAACACACACGAGTCACACAACTCGCAACAACGCAcacgcaccgcacacacaccacacacacaacacacaccacacacacaccggcgcaCACACGCCACACCCACCACAAAaaccacacacgcatagacacaagAGACGGTCTCGGTGGTGTCAGTGTGCAGTGTCGTTGGTTCTGATCccgttgtgtgttgtgggtcTGAAGGGCCACCAGAAGCCCTACAAGACGATGTCGGCGCGGGCGGCCGAGGTCTCCACCGTGCTCCGACTCCCCGTTGAGGCCTTCCTGTCCATATTCGAGAAGTACCCCGAGAGTCTGGTGCGGGTAGTACAGGTACGTGCCTATAGCCGTGTGTAGcattgtctgtttgtgtgtagagCAACGCATATCCAATCAAAATAAGGTGTTTATCAATAAGTGGCATATTAGtagtattgttgtttttttattgtatttgttggTGTTGAACATTAACCAAGTTTGTCTGGTGGAAgctaaaaaaaatcaattttcAAAGAGAAACGTTGCTAAATTACTAATCTGCAAGCCTTGCAGAATAGTCATTTCAAACAAGGTTACAGGATACAACAGACACTGGGAGATAGGGAAGTCCTTTTTAAACATAGTGGTTCCACATCAAATTAAAGGAAGCTGCACTGGGATAGAAACTAGGGATCAAAACATTCACGGTTTGGTTTCATTCGTTGTGTTTCATCAGATCATCATGGTTCGACTACAGAGGGTGACTGTACTGGCTCTGCATAACTACCTGGGGCTCACCAATGAGTTGTTCTGCCATGTGagtttatcacacacacacacagacacacacacacagacacacacactctctctctctctcactctctctcactcactcactcactcactcactcactcactcactcactcactcactcactcactcactcactcacacacacacacacacacacacacacacacacacacacacacacacacacacacacacacacacacagagagagcgagagaggtgtgATTTATTAAGCCCATAGCGccattgaatatttcatatCTTTATATTGACTGACATTTTCTTGTTCCTTCTTGTTCCAACTGCACGTGAAGCGAATTACATTCAAACATTGACGTCGGATCATGCCATTTCCGCATCCTTCCATCGATGCCTAATTTTTGGTTCAAATCTAAACTCGGCACGACGATCTGATCCGAGGTGTAGTTCTGGGGGGGTCCGACCCAGCCTAACACGCTGTCCATCATGCAGGAAATGCAGGCCTTGCGTCTGCCGCCGgtgcccccccaccagccccggACCAGCCCCATCCGGCACGGCAAGCGCTTCGGCAGCCTGACCGTCACGGAGGAGCACCGGGAGGCCGCCGTCAAGGGCGAAGGTGGGCAGCTCGCACCCACAATGCACCGGGGGAACCGGGGGAACTGGGTCCAGGCTGCAGCACGGAGGTCCCTGTGCCCTGCTACGGTGGAGGACTGAGAGCGCTGCTCACTTATGGACCTTCACTttgctgtgtgtttttgtgtgtaggtggggaAGCAGGGAAAGACGGAACGACAGTGCCAACGCTCAGCAGAACCATCTCCATGCCGGTAGACATCGCTGGTGAGACTTTAATGTGCTCTTTGGTGTTCAAGTctttaacattgtgttggttGAAACGTGGGACATATTGGACTAAACTGGTGCCAACCTTATGTTGATTATTGTTTTACAAAATGGTCCCAACATGTGATTTATACTTCTATGAAATGGGTCTTCATGATGTGATATATCGTTGTATAAACGGTCCCAACATTTGATTATCGTTCTATAAATTATCCCAACATGATGTGATTTATCGTTCTATAAAGTGGTACCAACATGTTGTGATTTATCGTTCTATAAATGCTCCCAAGATGATGTGATTTATCGTTCTATGAAACGGTCCCAACATGATGTGATTTATCGTTCTATGAAACGGTCCCAACATGATGTGATTTATCGTTCTATGTAACGGTCCCAACATGATGTGATTTGTCGTTCTATAAAACCGTCCCAACATTATGTGATTTATCGTTCTATGTAACGGTCCCAACATGATGAGATATCTCGTTCTATGAAACGGTCCCAACATGATGTGATATATCGTTCTGTGAAACGGGGGAGACATGAAGTTCCCTCTCCCCATAGTCATGTTGTATCACCGACCTGTCAGCTCCCCAGTGCACTGACCTCGTTTAGCTTCAACACCACTGGGAACAACATGGCTGGTTGGGAGCTGagctgtttggtgtgtgtgatgtgtttgtgcCCATGCAGGGATGCAGAAAAGCCTGTGCTCTGACTTTGACATGGCCTACGAGAGGGGCCGCATCTCTGTCTCCGCGGACGAAGGCAACACCCCGCCCACCAAGGTCCGTTCCCTAAGCAAGCCCCAATCACgtgcacacactggcacacgagcggacacacacacttgtcttgcacacacactggcacacgcatgcacgcacacactggcccccacacacagacacacactggcacgcacacagactggTGCAcgcgctaacacacacactggcacccacacacagacacacactggcacgcacacagactggTGCACGCGCTaaaacacacactggcacacatccacacaggaTAAGACTTTCACACTTTGTGGATGTTTGacgagtgtatgtgtttgactTGATTAGATTAAGAGGAAACAGACGCATCATGTTCCTGCTTTGGATTCAGTGAATGAATCAAAATGCCCCGACATGATACCCAAGAACACATTTATTCATAGTTCATCGATTTCAGCACCAGGATAAATCCAAACGATCGATTTATTAACAAATATTTGGCAACACATCCAGTCCTGTCCCCCAAAATAAAACGTTGTCCGCCGACGAACAGCGAGGCGTTTATCTTGACTTTGGCCTGTGGTTTCCGTTTGCTCTGCCCCAGGACCTGAGGGAGAAAAGGGTAACCCTGGACGAGGCCCCGTCCGGGGTCTACCTGTACccagaggaggagctgggggccGACAGCATCTTCTCCTCCAGCCCCGGCAAGCCCAGCGGCACCGTGTTCGAGGAGGCCCAGAAGGAGATCCTCAAACTCATGAAGATCGAGGTCAGTTTGATCTCTTCTTGATGGTTACGTAACCACAGAAAACTATGCATACATCTTGCAATTGAAATGTTGTTATTTGGTTTTTAAACGTTGCTTTCATACTTTCTGGCCCTGCTCCACTGACACTTGACGTGCTGATAGTAAGACCCTTTGACTTGCCCTCACCGTCTCCTCTCATTCAGGACCCTGCCTTGTTGAACGGGAGGGTCACACTGCACCAAGCCAAAGCCGGCGCTGTCCTGGCAAGACAAGGAGACCAGGTAAACTGCATCTTCTACTGCCTAAACACACCATTAAATATCAAACTCCGCTGCTGAAATTGTGGTTTTTGCAATAACTTGTTTCAGCAGACATCCATCCATTCCGGCCgttacatttgtttgtttactgATGAAAGTACACATTGCTGCTTCAACATTTCCCAACGGTAAACCTCAAATGGGAATTAAACGGCAACTGAAGAGTTGATCTCTTGTGGCAATCATGCTGCTGCTTCCCCTTCTCATGTGTTTCCCCACACCCgcatttgtatttattgaaCCATAATAGGAAGTATAAAGCAGACAATGTTCTCTGTGAATATGCTTATGAGATACATGTGTAATCAGACATGCTCTCCATTGACAGTCAGTGGGTCAACATCTAAACGACCACTATGCCAATATCCTTGAGCTGTTGTTGTAAATGGCGATTTACATACCTTAGATTAGCATGTTGTGTCGCACCTCTTGTCTCCAACGACATGCAACCTTTGAACTGGCTGGAGCTGTTCCAATGTGAATGTATGCCTAACGCTGTATGGTTGTGCCCCACCTAACTTTGACGTTGATTTGGATCAAAGCATGAAAtgactaaatgtaaaatgtaggaAATATACTAAGCCAGGGATCGAAGTAACTTTTAAAAAGACATTGGTGCCGGGCTTGACCCACACATGTCTCACTCGCTTAAATCGGGCCGCAGGAATGAACGAGCTCTGGTCACCTCTGTCCCTCCGTATCGGTCGCCTGTGTGAGCGTACGTTCCCACGGTCCCCTCGACCggccctcctcccagcccccgGTCCCTGTAACAGATCTGAAAAACCCTGGGGAACCCTGAAAGGCATTTAACCAGCGGCTAcccacttcctcttccctctctccaagGACGTGAGCCTGCACTTCGTCCTGTCAGGCTGTCTGCACGTGTACCAGCGCATGATCGACAAGCAGGAGGCCGTGTGTCTGTTCGTGACCCAGCCCGGGGAGATGGTGGGCCAGCTGGCCGTTCTCACCGGGGAACCCCTCATCTTCACCATCAAGGCCGTGCGCGACTGCACCTTCCTCAAGATCTCCAAGTCGGACTTCTACGAGTGAGGGAACACAAATGAAAGGCCTAATGTTTCAGTATCACacagtgtatatatgtgtgcgttGCAACAATGCAATGAATGTCCGTTCCACGATCATCTCTCTCGTATGTCCCTTGTGTCTCTCATCAACACAAGAAGCTTTCAACCCTCACTTAACGCTAACCACACTTCCATTGCATGCTAGTGTCTCGATTGCTCAAGTGCTGTGTGATGCCCCCTGCAGGATCATGAGGGAACAGCCCAGCGTGGTGCTGAGTGCAGCCCACACCGTGGCCGTGCGCATGTCGGCCTTCGTCAGGCAGATGGACTTTGCCATCGACTGGATCGCGGTGGAGGCCGGCAGGGCCCTCTACAGGTACGCTAATGTACACTCTGACGGATAAGGTTGCCGTTACTTTAATGGATCATAGAAAATATAGTGTCAATGGCAATGACCTTTGTTGGGGCTGATGTAGATATACAACGACCGCCATTCAAATAAGATGGCTGTGGGATCCTATTTAATATATCGGTGATGAGTTTCCGACAACTTTTGCCCCCTGCTTCCCTTGCCACAGGCAGGACGACCGGTCGGACTGCACCTACATCGTTCTGAACGGACGCCTGCGTTCGGTCATCCGTAAGGCCAACGGCAAGAAGGAGCTGGTGGGGGAGTACGGCAGAGGAGACCTCATAGGAGTGGTGAGGGCCAGCCCCTGTTTACTCCCATCTTCTACCTTTTGTAACATGGCTACCATTATTTAGAAAAATTAATCCTGGCTTAGAAAACACGAGCGTGGTCATGCTGTATTTGTACGTATGAATGCCTACTACCATGCTCAGGTTTTGCATAGTGCCTCAAACAAATGCAGTGAGTTTCTTGTTTACTTTCTTGTTTGTTTGAGACATTTGTTTTACCAGCACAGGCTGCTGTGTACAATAGCGCTGGGCCAACTACAACTCAATGCTCATTTGCACTCCCTTGTGGCCAATTATACTATCACATATTAATTTGTGAAAGGAGTGACGAAAAGACCCAGAACAGAGCCACAGGGATGGCCACACTTAGTTTCGACACTCATTAATTGAGCGTTCGGCCAACTGCTCAACACGGTGAACAGTATTCCATGGTAACCGCATGTCCTCAGTAGGGTCAAACTCACCTGTGTTCCAGGTGGAGGCCCTGACCCGACAGCCCCGCGCCACCACGGTGCACGCCGTCCGCGACACGGAGCTGGTCAAACTGCCCGAGGGAACGCTCAACCACATCAAGAGACGGTACCCCCAGGTAGGTGAACCCTCAGCTGACCCACCTGTCCCTGCATCACGCCCGCCACACCTCAGGGTTGTCACAATACTGGACTCTCTAACTTTCGAGGCATTACCTTGAAAAATATCGATAATCGATATCACAGGGAAAAATGTACCACAATTGAGAGCATACGATTTtagatttgtatttatttgcttATAAATATATCAGCAGAATGACTGACTGCAGTAAAATGATGAATTACCGCGAGAGACCGctctgcgagtgagtgacaggaggcggggctatGTGGGCCCTGTGgcgctgtgtgtttgtctgtcatcTCGCtatgacagagagaggtagagcgaaAAAGCGCAGCTCATTCTGGTGTATCGATCCTGTGGATAATAATACCAAGTATTGAAACCATTTCCAATATTCAGCATCGGTATGTATTGAAAAGTCGACAAAGCTACTCCAGATGTGTTGCCGTGGTGACGGTACTGACCGTTGCACTGTCGGCCCCTGACAGGTGGTGACACGTTTAATCCACCTGCTGGGCCAGAAGATCCTGGGGAACCTGCAGCAGGGCCAGGGGCCCTTTGCAGGTGAGATGATGACCGGAGGGCCTGGGAGTGTTGTGCTGAACATCGATGGCTTCATCATGTTTCATCTCCATGCGACGGTTCTGCTAGACGATAGTTCTTCCTTTCGTCTCCATA
Coding sequences:
- the pnpla6 gene encoding neuropathy target esterase isoform X3, whose amino-acid sequence is MGQRVSEPEVQGDASEQAGFNNIKTFVEEELQTSMMMGMVIGAGIVIVLIAVLIFFILRRIQLRNLEAQEVPKYRFRKRDKVMFYGRKIMRKVSQSTSSLVGTSSSSRPRLKKKQKMLNIAKKILRFKKEVPILQAKEPPPSVLEADLTEFDVANSHLPSEVLYMLKNVRVLGHFEKPLFLELCRHMVFLQFQQGEHVFRPGQPDSSIYVVQDGKLELCLTGMDGKENVVKEVYPGDSVHSLLSILDVITGHQKPYKTMSARAAEVSTVLRLPVEAFLSIFEKYPESLVRVVQIIMVRLQRVTVLALHNYLGLTNELFCHEMQALRLPPVPPHQPRTSPIRHGKRFGSLTVTEEHREAAVKGEGGEAGKDGTTVPTLSRTISMPVDIAGMQKSLCSDFDMAYERGRISVSADEGNTPPTKDLREKRVTLDEAPSGVYLYPEEELGADSIFSSSPGKPSGTVFEEAQKEILKLMKIEDPALLNGRVTLHQAKAGAVLARQGDQDVSLHFVLSGCLHVYQRMIDKQEAVCLFVTQPGEMVGQLAVLTGEPLIFTIKAVRDCTFLKISKSDFYEIMREQPSVVLSAAHTVAVRMSAFVRQMDFAIDWIAVEAGRALYRQDDRSDCTYIVLNGRLRSVIRKANGKKELVGEYGRGDLIGVVEALTRQPRATTVHAVRDTELVKLPEGTLNHIKRRYPQVVTRLIHLLGQKILGNLQQGQGPFAGSTMGLSSVTSSPDVTNPASNLSTVAVLPVCDDVPINAFNLELSHALNAIGPTLLLTSEIIRERLGASALDSVHEYRLSGWLAQQEDINRIVLYQSDLTMTPWTQRCIRQADCILIVGLGDQEPALGQLEQMLENTAVRALKQLVLLHKEDGPGPSRTVEWLNMRSWCSGHLHLKCPRRVFSRRSPTKLREVYEKVCEKTVDRHSDFSRLARVLTGNSIALVLGGGGARGCSHVGVIKAMEESGIPIDIVGGTSIGSFIGALYAEERSAVRTKQRAREWSKAMNSVFKTVLDLTYPITSMFSGSAFNTSIYKVFLDKQAEDLWLPYFNVTTDITASSMRVHQDGSLWRYVRASMTLSGYLPPLCDPKDGNLLMDGGYINNLPADIARNMGAKTVIAIDVGSKDETDLCNYGDSLSGWWLLWKRINPWAEKVKVPDMAEIQSRLAYVSCVRQLELVKKSAYCEYIRPPIDRFKTMDFGKFDEIHDVGYQHGKLLFTGWARGDIIDNMLKDHRSADYNDSKRNDTCTRPAADFTDLAEIVSRIDPVQSYVAEDAEESDGLTEYEEDGMDTVREEEGEEEEEDDDGESPGDQSPGDLSPGEWGPNGVFQTDEDKTVRQRRKFTLDSNTSEVSDC
- the pnpla6 gene encoding neuropathy target esterase isoform X2, with translation MGQRVSEPEVQGDASEAGFNNIKTFVEEELQTSMMMGMVIGAGIVIVLIAVLIFFILRRIQLRNLEAQEVPKYRFRKRDKVMFYGRKIMRKVSQSTSSLVGTSSSSRPRLKKKQKMLNIAKKILRFKKEVPILQAKEPPPSVLEADLTEFDVANSHLPSEVLYMLKNVRVLGHFEKPLFLELCRHMVFLQFQQGEHVFRPGQPDSSIYVVQDGKLELCLTGMDGKENVVKEVYPGDSVHSLLSILDVITGHQKPYKTMSARAAEVSTVLRLPVEAFLSIFEKYPESLVRVVQIIMVRLQRVTVLALHNYLGLTNELFCHEMQALRLPPVPPHQPRTSPIRHGKRFGSLTVTEEHREAAVKGEGGEAGKDGTTVPTLSRTISMPVDIAGMQKSLCSDFDMAYERGRISVSADEGNTPPTKDLREKRVTLDEAPSGVYLYPEEELGADSIFSSSPGKPSGTVFEEAQKEILKLMKIEDPALLNGRVTLHQAKAGAVLARQGDQDVSLHFVLSGCLHVYQRMIDKQEAVCLFVTQPGEMVGQLAVLTGEPLIFTIKAVRDCTFLKISKSDFYEIMREQPSVVLSAAHTVAVRMSAFVRQMDFAIDWIAVEAGRALYRQDDRSDCTYIVLNGRLRSVIRKANGKKELVGEYGRGDLIGVVEALTRQPRATTVHAVRDTELVKLPEGTLNHIKRRYPQVVTRLIHLLGQKILGNLQQGQGPFAGSTMGLSSVTSSPDVTNPASNLSTVAVLPVCDDVPINAFNLELSHALNAIGPTLLLTSEIIRERLGASALDSVHEYRLSGWLAQQEDINRIVLYQSDLTMTPWTQRCIRQADCILIVGLGDQEPALGQLEQMLENTAVRALKQLVLLHKEDGPGPSRTVEWLNMRSWCSGHLHLKCPRRVFSRRSPTKLREVYEKVCEKTVDRHSDFSRLARVLTGNSIALVLGGGGARGCSHVGVIKAMEESGIPIDIVGGTSIGSFIGALYAEERSAVRTKQRAREWSKAMNSVFKTVLDLTYPITSMFSGSAFNTSIYKVFLDKQAEDLWLPYFNVTTDITASSMRVHQDGCVWRYVRASASYTPYLPPLCDPKDGHLLVDGCYVNNVPGSLWRYVRASMTLSGYLPPLCDPKDGNLLMDGGYINNLPADIARNMGAKTVIAIDVGSKDETDLCNYGDSLSGWWLLWKRINPWAEKVKVPDMAEIQSRLAYVSCVRQLELVKKSAYCEYIRPPIDRFKTMDFGKFDEIHDVGYQHGKLLFTGWARGDIIDNMLKDHRSADYNDSKRNDTCTRPAADFTDLAEIVSRIDPVQSYVAEDAEESDGLTEYEEDGMDTVREEEGEEEEEDDDGESPGDQSPGDLSPGEWGPNGVFQTDEDKTVRQRRKFTLDSNTSEVSDC